The nucleotide window GCCCGAGTTGATCCACTCCAGCAGGCCACGGTTGCGCGCGGTCGCCGCCCCGTTCACGACGAACTCGCCGGAACTGATCCGGATCAGCCCGGTGTCCGCCCGGCTGCCCCCCGGGAAATACTGGTAGCCGCCATCGGCATTGGCGGGCGGCGCCTCGCCCGGCGAGAAGATCGCGCCGATCAGGCTGCCGATCCAGCCGCCGCCGGCACCGCCACCCGCGCCGCCGCTGGTCAGGCTGGAGAGCACCGAGCCCAGCATGTCGAAGCCGCTGCCGAGCGTGCCGAGGTTCTGCGTCGCGCCCACGGCCGTGGTGGCGAGCGCATCGAGCGCCTGCTGGGTCTGAGCGGCCGGCTGGGCCAGCGATGCGGCGGTGGGCTCGATATGCCAAGGCTCATTGTCCATGCGGTAGCCGAGCCCGAACCGACCGGCGTTCGCGTGGAACCATTCCTCGATCGAGCTCGACCCGTATTGCAGATCGGCCGCGAGCCCGAAGTTGTGGCGCGAGTTGCCCGGGGGCGCGACCCACTTCCGGGCCTCGGCCGGGTTGCCGTACTTGGCGAGCGCCTTTTCCCAGAGCTGCGTCTGACGCTCGACCGAGCGATACGCCGAGTTCACCTGGACGGCGTCCGAACCGAATATCCCCTGTGCTTCGGCGATCATCGCGGCGAGCGGGCCGGCGAGCTTGGGATCCATGTTGCTGATCGCGTCGGGCCGAAGTGCCCCACCCGTGGAGACGGATTTGAGGAGCGCGGCCGCCTCGGCCGAGATCGGGCCTGTACTGCCCGACATCATCCCGGCCGGCGTCGCCGCCCCGCCGGCGCCGGCGAGCGCGTTGAGCCCCGGCCCGCCAATCGTCACGTTCATCGCCGTGACCGACATCGCCGGGGTCGAGAAGGCCTCCATCGCCGAGAAGTCCGGCGTCGGCATCTCGCCGCCCGTGAGCCGGTCCCAAATCCCCTGCCAGCCGCCGAGATCCTGCATCGTCGGCAGGTCGGTGCCGAAGAGGTCGTTCTTCAGCGGGTTGAGCAGCCCGAGGTCGGTGAAGGTGCGCGAGATCTCCTCGGCGACCGAGGTCAGCGCCCCCGCGAAGTCGCGCTCCATCAGCCGGTCGAAGATGTCGTCGATCGCCTGCGTTCCGGCATTGCGGATCTCGTCCCAGGCCTGCGCCTGCCGGCCCAGCTCGCGGGTGAGCTCCGCCTCCTCGAGCACCGCCGCGCGAACCTCGTCGGCGCGGGCGCTGGTGCGGTCGAGCCCCTGCTGGCGGATCTGCACCTCCGCCTCGTAGAGTGCGAGCAGCCGGGTGCGCACCGCCTCGGTCTGGCCGAGCAGATCCTGCTCGAGGCGCAGCTTCTCGATGCGCAGATCCGCCTGGCGCAAATAGTCGGCCGAGGCGGCGAGCGCGCCGAAGGGATCGGCCGAGGCGAGCCCGTTCGCCGCCTCCCAGGCCTCGCGCCACTGATCCTTCTGCGCCTCGGTGATGTCCTGCAGCTGCAGCATCTGTTCGAGCAGCTGACGCTGGGCCGCGATCTGCAGCCGCTTCACCTCGACGCTGTCGCGCCCGTAGGTGACGATCGCGCGGTTGATCTCCGCCTCGCTGCGCAGCTGGGCGATCTGGTTCGAGGCGCCCCGCGCCGCCTCGGCATCGCGCACCGCCTGGGCCCGGTCCAGCTCGATCCGGTTCAGCTCCAGCACCTGGTCGATGATCTGCGGAAGCCAGCCCTTTTCCTTCAGCCGGGCTTCGAGCACCTCCTGCGCCTGCTCCACGCGCAGCGCCTCGACCTCGGCGGACTGCTCGCCATATTGCAGGATCGCCTCGGAGAGCGCGATCTCGCGCTCCAGCTCCGCCACCATCTTGCGGCGCTCAAGATAGGCCTTGCCGGCGGCGTCCGCCTGGTCGCGGATGCTTTGCGGGATCGTGGACTCGAGGCTGGGCTGCTCCTGCCCCTGCAGTTCCGCGATGCGCTCGGCCAGCGTCTCAAGCTGCTGGATCCGCGCGTTCTCGACATCGTTGACACCTTTGCTCAGCTCGGCGCCGGCCCGGTATGCCTCCAGCACCCGCTGCACGGCCGCGAGCTGCTCCTCGGAACTGCCCTCCGCCACCGTGCCAAGCTGCTCGTAACTCGCGATCAGCTCCTCGACCACCGAACGGTTCTTTTCCAGCGCCTCCCAGCTCGGGGCCCGCAGGAGCGAGACGCCCAGCTCCTCGGCGACCGACTGCTCGTCCGTCAGCCCCTTCGACCCGGCCCCGATCCCCAGTTCCTCGAGCAGCGTCTCGATCGACTGGGTCACCCCGAGCTGCGCCGAGCGCAGCCGCGTCTCCGCCATGCCCGGCAGGAACTCCCGCGCCGCCGCAGCAGCGGAGCCGAAGCGCTCCTCGAGCTCCTTAGTGGAAGACCCCGCCAGATCCGCGTATTTGCGATACGCGTCGAGCCGCTCGCCGAGCGCGTCGAGGCTGTCGTCGAAGGTCTCGGCCGCGTCCTTCGATCCGGTGAGCCATTGCGTTACCGCCGCGCCGGCGGCGATGGCGCCCACGGTGATCAGGGTCACCGGGCTCAGCAGGCTCATGAAGGCGGAGCCGAGTGCGCGCACCGCACCGGCCGCGCCCATGGGGCCGATCACCTGGGCGATCTGCGAACCCTGCTGGACCGCGAGCTGCAGCGGGTTTTGCCCCGCTTGCATCATCACCCCGATGTCGAAGAACTGCGCCGAGAGGTTGCCCACCTGCCCCGCCGCGATCTCGGCGCTGTCGCCCGCGCCCTTGGCGCCGCCGCGCAGCCGGTCGAAGGCATCGCCGGCGCGGCGCTTCACGCTGTCGTAGGTCGCGCCCAGCCGGCCGAATATCGTGGTGTTGCGGGTGGCCTCGGCCCCGACGGCCCCGAGCGCCGCTTCCTCGGCACCGCTCTGGGTGGTCAGACCCTCGGTCGAGGTCTTCAGCGCATCGGTTGCGCCCTTGAGCGCGCGAACCTCCGCCGCGGCTTCCTTGCCGCCGCGCATCGAGAGGAAAGCTGCAACCCGGAATGCCATGTCAACGCCCGTTCAATTCCTGTTTCGCGCCGTCTTCGATGAGCCGCACCTCGGCCCAGAGTTCGGGGTCCGGCGCGAACCCCGCCAGCCTCAGGCCGCTCTCGCAGGCGCCGTAGTCGAGCCCCACCCAGAACGCCCCGCGCATGCCAACCTCGACACACCACTGGGTATCCACCGCGAGGAAGCGCTCGAGCGCGGGAAGGTGTTCGGGCCAGACGCCGTCCTGGTCATCGGCGCGCCGCACGAGCGCGACCGGGATCCCGAAGAAGCGCGCGTCGGCTTCCAGCTCGTCCTCGCGGCCGTCATCGTGCAGCGTGCCGGCGGCCCAGGCGCGCCCGGCCCATCTCAGTTTCCCGCCTTGGCCCGGTAGAAGCCCGTGTGATATGCGCCGAGCATCGCCCACCGCAGATCCGAGTAGTCGATCAGCTCCTCGAAGAGCGTCGAGGAGAAGCCCAGAGGCTGGTCGTGATCATCGACGAGCCCTTCCAGCCTCACAATCACCCGGCGGAGAAACTCCTTCTGCATCTCGACCCCCGGCGCATCGAACTCCTTGAGCGCCACATCGGGCAGCGCGTGGAACGTGGCGGTGAAGTCCTCATCGCCCACCTGGACGGGCACGGTGAAGGTGCGGCTCTTGGATACGCGGAATGCCATTGGATCGGTCCTTTCTTGCGGGCGGGATCAGGAGACAGCGGGAACTTTGACGAGGCAGATCGCCGCAACGCCCTGGCGGAAGATCACGGTTTCCTCACCACTCGCCGAAGAGATCGAGAGTACCCCATGCTCCCGAAGCTCCTCCTCCACGTCGTCGATCGACAGATCGGGGCTCGGCACGGTGATGACGGCGCCGCCGATCATGTGGAACTTGAGGTTGAACTTGTTCATCGGGACGGTCCTTTCGTCGGGTCGGGCGGTCAGGTGAGCGTGAGGGTCCACTGGTCGTTGCCGGAGACCGGCAGCGGCACCATGCGCAGCGGCCATTCCGCCACGCCCTGGGCCTCAGTGATCCCGGTGGGCCGCTGGATCAGTGCCTCGTCGACGTCGAGCGTGGCGATGTTTCCGGCCCCGGTGCCGTGCACCAGCTGCAGTGGCACCGCCGCCTGGTCACGCGCGAGGGCGAAGGGATCGAGGGTGGCCAGCGGCACCGCCTTGATCTGCAGCTCGATCATGTCGGCGCGATCGGCGATGACGATCTCCTCCTCGCCGATCAGGAACCGGCCCTGGACGTCGTTGCCGAAGGCGAGCTGGAAGTTGCGCAGCACGTAAGGATCGCCGTCGATCGTGAAGGTCGGGGTGTTGGCCTTGGTCCCTGCCAGCGGCTTCTGGAACGCGGAATAGTCCGGCGTCGGAAGCGCCGCGC belongs to Salipiger profundus and includes:
- a CDS encoding DUF1799 domain-containing protein, whose protein sequence is MGDARRISHGLLPGQGGKLRWAGRAWAAGTLHDDGREDELEADARFFGIPVALVRRADDQDGVWPEHLPALERFLAVDTQWCVEVGMRGAFWVGLDYGACESGLRLAGFAPDPELWAEVRLIEDGAKQELNGR